In the genome of Candidatus Borreliella tachyglossi, one region contains:
- a CDS encoding oligopeptide permease-like protein yields the protein MLFSLKNSILTKIFLVLLLSACSSLKVEQDEFNSRLRVYQYLNKNSELKGVVDYKNNITRIFLYTKFRNHSIVQQTPLILSDGSKIEGKTSYEYDHNALFGNWINYSSFSVSRLTLEKMLREEEHIYNKEHIKMKIGLEELQINKAKIIDFLSMVDATEKQHTHKYNKKI from the coding sequence GTGTTATTTTCTTTAAAAAATTCAATATTAACAAAAATATTTTTAGTTCTTTTATTGTCAGCGTGTTCTTCCTTAAAAGTCGAACAAGATGAATTTAACAGCAGGCTAAGAGTATATCAATATTTAAACAAAAATTCTGAACTAAAGGGTGTTGTTGACTATAAAAACAACATAACCAGAATATTCTTATACACTAAATTCAGAAATCACAGCATAGTACAACAAACTCCACTAATATTATCGGATGGAAGTAAAATAGAGGGCAAAACAAGTTACGAATACGATCATAACGCTTTATTTGGGAACTGGATTAACTATTCTTCTTTTAGCGTAAGCAGGCTTACACTAGAAAAAATGCTAAGAGAAGAAGAACATATCTATAATAAAGAACATATTAAAATGAAAATTGGTTTGGAAGAGTTGCAAATCAATAAAGCTAAAATTATAGATTTTCTATCAATGGTTGACGCAACTGAAAAACAACATACTCATAAATACAATAAAAAGATTTAA
- a CDS encoding chromosome replication/partitioning protein, whose protein sequence is MSKGKKIEIVRRVDLDACEVRTLNQTREERYLKLKEKLKILIKEESYNKIETARILKEINESKYYALDGYKSFTGFIKSYKIAKTSVYRYIKLVTGIDSGKIDYDMILHRGVDYAIRVLENSNIIDKSNVNSLKPLRFQLDDEESFLFYKSNIKFASFLLKEIYKNEREVFHKMQDRYNKLRGRN, encoded by the coding sequence ATGAGTAAGGGTAAAAAAATAGAGATAGTTAGAAGAGTTGATTTAGACGCTTGCGAAGTAAGGACACTAAACCAAACTAGAGAAGAAAGATATTTGAAATTAAAAGAAAAGCTTAAAATTTTAATCAAAGAGGAATCTTATAATAAAATAGAAACAGCTAGAATATTGAAGGAGATTAATGAAAGTAAATACTATGCTCTTGATGGGTATAAAAGTTTCACGGGTTTCATAAAAAGTTATAAAATAGCAAAAACTTCTGTGTATAGATATATTAAACTCGTAACAGGAATTGATAGCGGTAAGATTGATTATGATATGATCTTACATAGGGGAGTAGATTATGCAATTAGGGTATTGGAAAATAGTAATATTATTGATAAAAGCAATGTAAATTCTTTAAAGCCTCTAAGATTTCAACTTGACGATGAAGAGAGTTTTCTTTTTTATAAATCTAATATAAAATTTGCTAGTTTTTTACTTAAGGAAATATACAAGAACGAAAGAGAGGTTTTTCATAAAATGCAAGACAGATATAATAAACTACGAGGGAGAAATTAG
- a CDS encoding ParA family protein → MDRKKPKIITVASIKGGVGKSTTALVFSDILSSKNYKTLLIDLDPQASSTSFYINLIKNKDIDIKQINIYRVLKKELDIENSIINVSENIDFISSHLTLSQFNEESISLKESLLKIFLSYIKSKYDFIIMDTAPTLGSLLNNSLIITDYLIIPLPTDQWAIESLDLIANRLKDIFRSKLPTFYLITNLIERQSIDKELREFIKNEYKGKFLGSVPKRDNLRKSIFHRDKFNPNEDYYRAYQEILEKFLSKIKDPFHSELLDPNGTDLNGGIQ, encoded by the coding sequence ATGGATAGAAAAAAACCAAAAATAATAACCGTAGCATCAATTAAAGGTGGGGTTGGCAAAAGTACAACAGCGTTGGTTTTTAGTGACATTCTTTCAAGTAAAAATTACAAAACATTATTAATTGATCTAGATCCACAAGCAAGTAGTACAAGTTTTTACATCAATCTTATAAAAAACAAGGATATAGACATAAAACAAATAAACATATACAGAGTTCTAAAAAAAGAATTAGATATTGAAAATTCAATTATAAATGTCAGTGAAAATATTGATTTTATATCAAGTCATTTAACATTAAGTCAATTTAACGAAGAAAGTATTTCTTTAAAAGAAAGTCTACTCAAAATATTCTTAAGTTATATAAAATCCAAGTATGATTTTATTATTATGGATACAGCACCTACTTTAGGTAGTTTGCTTAATAATAGTTTGATAATTACAGACTATCTTATTATACCTTTACCAACCGATCAGTGGGCAATTGAGAGTTTAGATTTAATAGCTAACAGATTAAAAGATATATTTAGGAGTAAGTTACCAACATTTTATTTGATAACCAATTTAATTGAAAGGCAGAGTATAGATAAAGAATTAAGAGAATTCATTAAGAATGAATATAAAGGAAAATTTTTAGGAAGTGTTCCTAAGAGAGATAATCTACGAAAGTCTATTTTTCATAGAGACAAATTTAATCCAAATGAAGATTATTATAGGGCGTATCAAGAAATACTGGAAAAATTTTTAAGCAAAATTAAGGATCCGTTCCATTCGGAACTCTTAGATCCGAATGGAACGGATCTAAATGGGGGTATACAATGA